One window of Thalassovita mediterranea genomic DNA carries:
- a CDS encoding sugar transferase yields MNTLSHLAVGTEQQDRFSRRLADALFRIRYQLIGAILFGVVAPVVLRGQFERLPDQIASYDNSLFGTLCAVLIGYMVFRKVTVLPGSNAFTSITPAFLSSYGIIIAIFFILRLDYSRAQFLVSFVLTTCWFIALSYYVARFREANLGLVSSQKLKELASIPGVSWVNFTSPEAASKQRHLPLVVNLRDPKLGPEWERYLAEEAIAGRVIYNTKQIVESLEGRVRVEHLSENSFGHLAPDSIYAPAKRYIDAITAAVALVLLSPLFLIVAAWIKLDSPGPVIFRQERMGYRGKTFIMFKLRSMTVRAPDAGDKRNLDMTQNDDQRVTRSGRFIRKTRIDELPQLWNIFIGEMSWIGPRPETLSLSSWYEEEIPFYRYRHIVRPGITGWAQVKQGHVTSVDDVRRKLEYDFYYVKHFSVWTDVFIGIQTVRVMFTGLGAK; encoded by the coding sequence ATGAACACACTCAGTCATCTCGCGGTGGGGACAGAACAGCAAGACCGGTTTTCCCGGCGCCTTGCTGATGCGTTGTTCCGTATACGCTACCAACTTATCGGCGCAATCCTTTTTGGGGTCGTTGCGCCGGTCGTTCTCCGCGGACAGTTCGAACGGCTACCCGACCAGATCGCGAGTTACGATAATTCGCTATTCGGCACGCTCTGTGCGGTGCTCATCGGTTATATGGTATTTCGGAAAGTCACCGTGCTTCCGGGTTCGAATGCATTCACTAGCATCACGCCTGCATTCCTGTCATCTTATGGCATAATTATCGCGATCTTTTTCATCCTCAGACTGGATTATAGTCGGGCTCAATTCTTGGTGAGCTTTGTCCTAACCACATGCTGGTTCATCGCGCTGTCTTACTACGTCGCACGTTTTCGGGAGGCTAATCTCGGTCTTGTCTCATCGCAGAAGTTAAAGGAGCTTGCCTCGATACCTGGAGTGAGCTGGGTAAATTTTACATCGCCAGAGGCGGCGTCCAAGCAGCGTCATTTGCCGCTGGTGGTAAACCTGCGTGACCCGAAGCTTGGCCCAGAGTGGGAGCGCTATCTTGCTGAGGAGGCGATCGCCGGCCGCGTCATCTACAACACGAAACAGATTGTTGAATCACTTGAGGGCAGGGTGCGGGTTGAGCACCTTTCGGAAAACTCGTTTGGCCACTTGGCGCCCGATTCCATCTATGCGCCAGCAAAGCGCTATATTGATGCCATAACCGCTGCGGTCGCTTTGGTGCTTCTCTCGCCTTTGTTTTTGATTGTTGCTGCCTGGATCAAGCTTGATAGTCCGGGGCCCGTGATCTTCCGTCAAGAGCGCATGGGATATCGTGGCAAGACCTTCATCATGTTCAAATTGCGCTCCATGACTGTGCGGGCGCCTGACGCCGGCGATAAGCGTAACCTGGACATGACGCAGAACGACGACCAGCGCGTCACACGTTCAGGTCGCTTCATCCGAAAGACCAGAATTGATGAGCTGCCGCAGCTCTGGAATATCTTTATCGGAGAGATGAGCTGGATTGGCCCGCGGCCGGAAACGCTCAGCTTGTCCTCATGGTATGAAGAGGAAATCCCGTTTTACAGGTATCGTCATATTGTGCGTCCTGGGATCACCGGCTGGGCGCAGGTGAAGCAGGGCCACGTCACAAGCGTGGATGATGTCCGCCGGAAGCTTGAATACGACTTCTATTATGTGAAACACTTCTCGGTCTGGACCGATGTTTTCATTGGCATTCAGACTGTGCGCGTGATGTTTACCGGTCTCGGTGCGAAGTAA
- a CDS encoding glycosyltransferase family 4 protein: protein MPRHSPDIIFVNRFFWPDHSATAQILTDVAQHLAQSDFRVRIITSRMLYSDPGQVLTKTENWEGVEVSRVWTTRFGRSNMLGRALDYLTFYASAFFSVLRHADKNSIVISKTDPPLIGIPIGYAARLKGAQRGNWFQDVYPEVAEASGMKLPSIVFRLLKWMRRRSIDKAAINVAIGDLMAAKLKREIAPSNITVIPNFADDASLHPDPLGWLNLRKGWGFSDSDFVVGYSGNLGRAHDVQTLLGAAECLQDDPCIKFLLVGGGHQRQLVEDACAARGLSKVFFRPYQPRDSIALSLSVPDLHWISLKPAFEGLIVPSKLYGIAAVGRPVLMIGARDGEVAQLLEKYGFGTTVIPGDVEAAVSEISRLSLASESLREMKQNAREFVDIAASRKSALTAWRDKLLELSGA, encoded by the coding sequence ATGCCTAGACATTCTCCCGACATCATTTTTGTGAATCGCTTCTTTTGGCCCGATCATAGCGCAACTGCGCAGATTCTTACGGATGTCGCGCAACACCTTGCTCAGTCTGATTTTCGCGTTCGGATCATTACTTCCCGAATGCTTTATTCAGATCCAGGTCAGGTTTTGACGAAGACCGAGAACTGGGAAGGCGTTGAGGTAAGCAGGGTTTGGACGACGCGGTTCGGGAGGTCGAATATGCTTGGGCGCGCGCTAGACTATCTGACCTTCTATGCCTCGGCATTTTTCTCCGTACTTCGCCATGCCGATAAGAACAGCATCGTTATTTCGAAAACCGACCCGCCGCTGATCGGCATTCCAATCGGATATGCGGCGCGGCTCAAGGGAGCTCAACGCGGCAACTGGTTTCAGGATGTATATCCAGAGGTGGCTGAAGCATCGGGGATGAAGTTGCCATCTATTGTATTCCGCTTGCTCAAGTGGATGCGGCGGCGCTCAATCGATAAGGCCGCCATCAATGTCGCGATTGGCGATCTCATGGCCGCGAAATTGAAGCGAGAGATCGCGCCTTCAAATATTACAGTCATTCCAAATTTCGCGGACGACGCATCATTACACCCGGACCCGTTAGGTTGGCTGAACTTACGAAAAGGGTGGGGCTTCAGTGACAGCGATTTTGTTGTCGGCTATTCCGGAAATCTTGGTCGAGCGCATGATGTTCAGACCCTTCTTGGCGCAGCGGAGTGTCTGCAAGATGATCCATGCATCAAATTCTTGCTTGTTGGGGGCGGCCATCAGCGGCAGTTGGTGGAGGACGCCTGCGCAGCGAGAGGTCTTTCGAAAGTATTCTTCCGACCATATCAGCCGAGAGATAGCATAGCCTTATCGCTCAGCGTTCCGGATCTTCACTGGATCAGCTTGAAGCCCGCCTTCGAGGGCCTGATTGTTCCCAGCAAGCTCTATGGCATAGCGGCTGTTGGTAGGCCTGTCCTGATGATTGGCGCGCGAGATGGTGAAGTCGCACAATTGCTCGAAAAATACGGGTTCGGGACCACGGTAATACCCGGCGATGTCGAAGCGGCAGTCAGCGAGATCAGTCGTCTTTCCTTGGCATCCGAAAGCTTGCGTGAAATGAAACAGAATGCGCGGGAGTTCGTCGACATCGCAGCGTCTAGAAAATCAGCGCTAACGGCCTGGCGGGATAAGCTCCTTGAGCTTTCTGGCGCCTAA